The following proteins come from a genomic window of Micromonospora echinofusca:
- a CDS encoding YqgE/AlgH family protein, with protein sequence MQGEGQAIGGRATGSMTGRLLVATPALKDPNFDRTVVLLVAHEPGGALGVVLNRATEVPVADVLGDWSDLARDPAVLFEGGPVQPDSAICLARMRHPVQRLRGFHQVSGAVGTLDLSVDPGPLREGITGIRVFAGYSGWGTGQLEQEIEDGSWFVLDALPGDAFVDRPDDLWPMVLRRQGGMMAAVAHFPPDVALN encoded by the coding sequence ATGCAGGGAGAGGGGCAGGCCATCGGCGGGCGGGCGACGGGGTCGATGACCGGGCGGCTGCTGGTCGCGACGCCGGCGCTGAAGGACCCGAACTTCGACCGTACGGTCGTGCTGCTGGTGGCGCACGAGCCCGGCGGCGCCCTCGGCGTGGTGCTCAACCGGGCCACCGAGGTGCCGGTCGCCGACGTGCTCGGCGACTGGAGCGACCTGGCCCGCGACCCGGCGGTGCTCTTCGAGGGTGGCCCCGTGCAGCCCGACTCGGCGATCTGCCTGGCCCGGATGCGGCACCCGGTGCAGCGGCTCAGGGGGTTCCACCAGGTCTCCGGTGCGGTCGGCACCCTCGACCTCTCCGTCGACCCGGGGCCGCTGCGCGAGGGCATCACCGGCATCCGGGTCTTCGCCGGCTACTCCGGCTGGGGCACGGGGCAGTTGGAGCAGGAGATCGAGGACGGCTCCTGGTTCGTCCTCGACGCGCTGCCCGGCGACGCCTTCGTCGACCGGCCGGACGACCTGTGGCCGATGGTGCTGCGCCGCCAGGGCGGCATGATGGCGGCGGTCGCACACTTCCCGCCGGACGTGGCGCTCAACTGA
- a CDS encoding S-methyl-5'-thioadenosine phosphorylase, producing MGPTAELAVIGGSGLYALLDGATEHVVETPYGPPSDAVTVAEVGGRRVAFLPRHGRDHRHPPHLIPYRANLWALRSLGVRQVLAPCAVGGLRPELGPGTFVVPDQLIDRTSGRTQTYYDRGAVHVSFADPYCPAGRRTLLAAAAGRDVPAVDGGTVVVVEGPRFSTRAESRWYASIGGTVVNMTGHPEAVLARELALCYSSIALVTDLDAGVEGGGAVTQEEVFRVFGENTDRLRGLLLAAVAALPTERDCDCGRALDGIALPFALP from the coding sequence ATGGGTCCCACGGCGGAACTCGCGGTGATCGGTGGTTCAGGGCTCTACGCGCTACTCGACGGCGCGACCGAGCATGTGGTGGAGACGCCCTACGGGCCGCCGTCCGACGCCGTCACGGTCGCCGAGGTGGGCGGGCGGCGGGTGGCGTTCCTGCCCCGCCACGGCCGCGACCACCGCCACCCGCCGCACCTGATCCCGTACCGGGCCAACCTCTGGGCGCTGCGCTCTCTCGGCGTACGCCAGGTGCTCGCCCCCTGCGCCGTGGGCGGCCTGCGGCCGGAGCTCGGGCCGGGCACGTTCGTGGTGCCCGACCAGCTGATCGACCGCACCAGCGGGCGGACGCAGACCTACTACGACCGGGGCGCGGTGCACGTCTCCTTCGCCGACCCGTACTGCCCGGCCGGGCGGCGTACGCTGCTGGCCGCCGCGGCCGGCCGGGACGTGCCGGCGGTCGACGGCGGGACGGTGGTGGTGGTCGAGGGCCCGCGCTTCTCCACCCGGGCCGAGTCCCGGTGGTACGCCTCGATCGGCGGCACGGTGGTCAACATGACCGGCCACCCGGAGGCGGTGCTCGCCCGCGAGCTGGCCCTCTGCTACTCCTCGATCGCCCTGGTGACCGACCTGGACGCGGGCGTCGAGGGCGGCGGCGCGGTGACGCAGGAGGAGGTGTTCCGGGTCTTCGGCGAGAACACGGACCGGCTGCGGGGCCTGCTGCTGGCGGCCGTCGCGGCGCTGCCGACCGAGCGGGACTGCGACTGCGGGCGCGCGCTGGACGGCATCGCCCTTCCCTTCGCGCTGCCCTGA
- the mdlC gene encoding benzoylformate decarboxylase, with protein sequence MATVRDTTYDLLRALGLTTVFGNPGSTEEPFLRDFPDDFHYVHALHEASAVGMADGYAQVTGRPAHVNLHTAPGTGNGMGNLVTAWHNRTPLIVTAGQQTREMLLAEPRLTSRRATELPQPYVKWSHEPVRAQDVPAALMRAYATAVQPPAGPVFLSLPLDDWAQPADPPPAVRTVATRFAPDPHRLRDFADVLAASRAPVLVLGAAVDRADGWPAAVALAERLAAPVWSAPAPERAAFPEDHASFRGVLPFAIGPLSQALDGHDTVLVVGAPVFRYYPHVPGEHLPPGARLLHVTDDPDEAARAPVGDSLLGDAGLALAALVDLLPAADRPAPPARPDPPPPADGLPLEPDALFAALARHWPADGILVQESPSNLPALRRRLRATRPGSYFTMASGGLGYGLPAAVGVALAQRDTGRGRPVVAVIGDGSFHYSVQALWTAARLRLPLVVVVPVNQQYAILKAFAAFKDTPGVPGLDLPGLDLTAIARGYGCAATVAETPEQLGTALAAGLRADGPTVLPVPVSTEVPRLL encoded by the coding sequence ATGGCTACGGTCCGCGACACCACGTACGACCTGCTCCGTGCCCTCGGCCTGACCACCGTCTTCGGCAACCCGGGCTCCACCGAGGAGCCGTTCCTGCGGGACTTCCCCGACGACTTCCACTACGTGCACGCCCTGCACGAGGCGTCGGCCGTCGGCATGGCGGACGGCTACGCGCAGGTCACCGGCCGGCCGGCGCACGTCAACCTGCACACCGCCCCCGGCACGGGCAACGGCATGGGCAACCTGGTCACCGCGTGGCACAACCGCACGCCGCTGATCGTCACCGCCGGCCAGCAGACCCGGGAGATGCTGCTGGCCGAGCCCCGGCTGACCAGCCGGCGGGCCACCGAACTGCCCCAGCCGTACGTCAAGTGGAGTCACGAGCCGGTGCGCGCGCAGGACGTCCCGGCGGCGCTGATGCGGGCGTACGCGACGGCCGTGCAGCCGCCCGCCGGGCCGGTCTTCCTCTCGCTGCCCCTCGACGACTGGGCGCAGCCGGCCGACCCACCGCCGGCGGTGCGGACGGTGGCCACCCGGTTCGCGCCCGACCCGCACCGGCTGCGCGATTTCGCCGACGTGCTGGCCGCCAGCCGCGCGCCCGTGCTGGTGCTCGGCGCGGCCGTCGACCGGGCCGACGGCTGGCCCGCCGCCGTGGCGCTGGCGGAGCGGCTGGCCGCGCCGGTCTGGTCGGCCCCCGCCCCGGAGCGGGCCGCCTTCCCCGAGGACCACGCGTCCTTCCGGGGGGTGCTCCCCTTCGCGATCGGGCCGCTGTCGCAGGCGCTGGACGGGCACGACACCGTGCTGGTGGTGGGGGCGCCGGTGTTCCGCTACTACCCGCACGTGCCGGGCGAGCACCTGCCCCCCGGGGCACGCCTGCTGCACGTCACCGACGACCCCGACGAGGCGGCCCGGGCCCCCGTGGGCGACAGCCTGCTCGGCGACGCCGGGCTGGCCCTGGCCGCCCTGGTCGACCTGCTCCCGGCGGCGGACCGGCCGGCGCCGCCCGCGCGCCCCGACCCGCCCCCGCCGGCCGACGGGCTGCCGCTGGAACCCGATGCCCTCTTCGCGGCCCTGGCCCGGCACTGGCCGGCCGACGGGATCCTGGTCCAGGAGTCGCCGTCCAACCTGCCGGCGCTGCGCCGCCGGCTGCGCGCCACCCGCCCCGGGTCGTACTTCACGATGGCCAGCGGTGGCCTCGGGTACGGCCTGCCGGCAGCGGTCGGTGTCGCGCTCGCGCAGCGCGACACCGGACGGGGACGGCCGGTGGTGGCGGTCATCGGGGACGGGTCGTTCCACTACTCGGTGCAGGCGCTCTGGACGGCCGCGCGGCTGCGTCTGCCGCTGGTCGTCGTGGTGCCGGTCAATCAGCAGTACGCCATCCTGAAGGCCTTCGCCGCGTTCAAGGACACACCCGGGGTGCCCGGGCTGGACCTGCCCGGGCTGGACCTCACCGCCATCGCCCGCGGCTACGGCTGCGCCGCCACCGTCGCGGAGACCCCGGAGCAGCTCGGCACGGCCCTGGCCGCCGGGCTGCGCGCGGACGGCCCGACGGTGCTGCCGGTGCCGGTCAGCACCGAGGTGCCCCGCCTCCTGTGA
- the smpB gene encoding SsrA-binding protein SmpB: protein MPREKGRKVVASNKKARHDYAILDTYEAGMALTGTEVKSLRAGRASLVDAFAQERNGELYLHGMHIPEYTQGTWTNHEPRRTRKLLLKRLEIDRLIGKTREGGLTMVPLQVYFSDGWAKVEIALAKGKKSYDKRQDLAKRDADREIARVAGRRGKGMDD from the coding sequence ATGCCACGGGAAAAGGGACGCAAGGTCGTCGCCTCCAACAAGAAGGCCCGGCACGACTACGCGATCCTCGACACCTACGAGGCGGGCATGGCGTTGACCGGCACCGAGGTCAAGTCGTTGCGGGCCGGGCGCGCGTCACTGGTCGACGCGTTCGCGCAGGAGCGCAACGGCGAGCTCTACCTGCACGGGATGCACATCCCGGAATACACGCAGGGCACGTGGACCAACCACGAGCCCCGGCGGACCCGCAAGCTGCTGCTCAAGCGGCTGGAGATCGACCGGCTGATCGGCAAGACCCGCGAGGGCGGCCTGACCATGGTGCCGTTGCAGGTCTACTTCTCCGACGGCTGGGCGAAGGTGGAGATCGCCCTGGCGAAGGGCAAGAAGTCGTACGACAAGCGCCAGGACCTCGCCAAGCGGGACGCGGACCGGGAGATCGCCCGGGTCGCGGGCCGGCGCGGCAAGGGAATGGACGACTGA
- the ftsX gene encoding permease-like cell division protein FtsX, producing the protein MRVKYVLSEVLVGLWRNVTMTIAMIITMAVSLTMLGASGLMYRQVDDMKDLYYKNIQVSIFLDQEVSPEQRDALDAKLKGDPLVKEVIYVNKDEAYKRFQEMFQDAPDLLSAVKADSLPESFRLTLNNPEQYKSIYDQYKDTEGVDEIVDQSRLLDKIFDILTSIQNIALAAAIVMAVAALLLVANTIQVAAYSKRREVAVMKLVGASNWFIQAPFVLEAVVAGLVGSLLGLVALIAAKYLLFDGSLQALQGLLSPVSWGDILFMFPLMAGVGALVSAVTAWVTLRFYLRV; encoded by the coding sequence ATGCGCGTGAAATACGTCCTGTCCGAGGTACTGGTCGGACTGTGGCGCAACGTGACCATGACCATCGCGATGATCATTACGATGGCGGTCTCGCTGACCATGCTCGGCGCCAGCGGTCTGATGTACCGCCAGGTCGACGACATGAAGGACCTGTACTACAAGAACATCCAGGTCTCCATCTTCCTGGACCAGGAGGTGAGCCCCGAGCAGCGTGACGCGCTGGACGCCAAGCTGAAGGGCGACCCGCTGGTCAAGGAGGTCATCTACGTCAACAAGGACGAGGCGTACAAGCGCTTCCAGGAGATGTTCCAGGACGCTCCGGACCTGCTCAGCGCCGTGAAGGCCGACAGCCTGCCCGAGTCGTTCCGGCTCACGCTCAACAATCCCGAGCAGTACAAGAGCATCTACGACCAGTACAAGGACACCGAGGGCGTCGACGAGATCGTCGACCAGAGTCGGCTGCTGGACAAGATCTTCGACATCCTCACCTCGATCCAGAACATCGCCCTGGCCGCCGCCATCGTGATGGCCGTCGCCGCGCTGCTCCTGGTCGCCAACACGATCCAGGTGGCCGCGTACAGCAAGCGGCGTGAGGTCGCGGTCATGAAGCTGGTCGGCGCGTCGAACTGGTTCATCCAGGCGCCGTTCGTGCTGGAGGCCGTGGTCGCCGGTCTGGTCGGCTCGCTGCTCGGCCTGGTGGCCCTGATAGCGGCCAAGTACCTGCTGTTCGACGGGTCGCTCCAGGCGTTGCAGGGTCTGCTCTCGCCGGTGAGCTGGGGCGACATCCTGTTCATGTTCCCGCTGATGGCCGGCGTCGGTGCCCTGGTCAGCGCGGTGACCGCCTGGGTCACGCTCCGCTTCTACCTGCGGGTCTGA
- the ftsE gene encoding cell division ATP-binding protein FtsE yields MIQLEQVTKTYPKASRPSLDNVSVSIEKGEFVFFIGPSGSGKSTIIKLLLHEVSPNKGRVVVNSKDVTSMRSWKRPHFRRSIGCVFQDFRLLPNRTAYENVAFALEVIGKTKAVARRVVPEVLELVGLGGKEHRYPHELSGGEQQRVAVARAFVNRPLILLADEPTGNLDPDTSIEIMRLLDRINRTGTTVVMVTHDSNIVNQMRRRVIEIESGRIVRDQARGVYG; encoded by the coding sequence GTGATTCAGCTTGAGCAAGTGACGAAGACGTACCCGAAGGCGTCCCGGCCTTCGCTCGACAACGTGTCCGTCTCGATCGAGAAGGGCGAGTTCGTCTTCTTCATCGGTCCATCCGGCTCCGGCAAGTCCACCATCATCAAGTTGCTGCTGCACGAGGTCTCGCCCAACAAGGGGCGGGTCGTCGTCAACAGCAAGGACGTCACGTCGATGCGTTCCTGGAAGCGACCCCACTTCCGGCGTTCCATCGGCTGCGTGTTCCAGGACTTCCGGCTGCTGCCGAACCGCACCGCGTACGAGAACGTGGCGTTCGCCCTCGAGGTGATCGGCAAGACCAAGGCGGTCGCCCGCCGGGTCGTGCCCGAGGTTCTGGAGCTGGTCGGGCTCGGTGGCAAGGAGCACCGCTACCCGCACGAGCTCTCCGGTGGTGAGCAGCAGCGGGTCGCCGTCGCCCGGGCGTTCGTGAACCGTCCGCTGATCCTGCTCGCGGACGAGCCGACCGGAAACCTGGACCCGGACACCTCGATCGAGATCATGCGCCTGCTGGACCGGATCAACCGCACCGGCACGACCGTCGTGATGGTCACGCACGACTCCAACATCGTGAACCAGATGCGCCGCCGGGTCATCGAGATCGAGAGCGGCCGCATCGTGCGCGACCAGGCCCGCGGCGTCTACGGCTGA